A stretch of Phoenix dactylifera cultivar Barhee BC4 chromosome 16, palm_55x_up_171113_PBpolish2nd_filt_p, whole genome shotgun sequence DNA encodes these proteins:
- the LOC103717906 gene encoding NAC domain-containing protein 21/22-like isoform X2, producing the protein MSFLSMVEAQLPPGFRFHPRDDELICDYLAAKVTGDRSGGGFWGSPMMVDVDLNKCEPWDLPEMACVGGKEWYFFSLRDRKYATGQRTNRATLSGYWKATGKDRLVARKGMLVGMRKTLVFYQGRAPKGKKTDWVMHEYRMEGPGDPSKLSFKGQKEVVD; encoded by the exons ATGAGCTTCTTGAGCATGGTGGAGGCTCAACTGCCTCCAGGGTTCAGGTTCCACCCAAGGGATGATGAGCTGATATGCGACTACCTTGCGGCGAAGGTCACCGGAGACCGCAGCGGTGGCGGCTTCTGGGGTAGCCCGATGATGGTCGATGTCGATCTCAACAAGTGTGAACCATGGGATCTCCCTG AAATGGCTTGTGTTGGGGGGAAGGAGTGGTATTTCTTCAGTCTCCGAGACCGCAAGTATGCGACCGGGCAGCGAACGAACCGAGCAACCTTGTCGGGCTACTGGAAGGCCACCGGAAAAGATAGGCTAGTAGCTCGAAAGGGAATGCTTGTTGGGATGAGGAAGACCCTTGTTTTCTATCAAGGGAGAGCTCCCAAGGGAAAGAAGACCGACTGGGTCATGCATGAGTACCGCATGGAAGGACCTGGGGATCCGTCCAAGTTATCCTTCAAG GGTCAAAAAGAAGTAGTGGATTAA
- the LOC103717906 gene encoding NAC domain-containing protein 21/22-like isoform X1 — protein sequence MSFLSMVEAQLPPGFRFHPRDDELICDYLAAKVTGDRSGGGFWGSPMMVDVDLNKCEPWDLPEMACVGGKEWYFFSLRDRKYATGQRTNRATLSGYWKATGKDRLVARKGMLVGMRKTLVFYQGRAPKGKKTDWVMHEYRMEGPGDPSKLSFKEDWVLCRVFYKHRGLSTKPSMETSYDDTGSSSLPSLMDTYIIFDKIPRNFEGFEQVPCFSSFPPSHTSLPPNPLAPHLPPAERSLPSTKGLAQLGGLPDLSSYLNPLSCDRNVIKAVLNQLTKLEGNSKGEVPQTLAEGSLGGCFSEMGLPSSWNPF from the exons ATGAGCTTCTTGAGCATGGTGGAGGCTCAACTGCCTCCAGGGTTCAGGTTCCACCCAAGGGATGATGAGCTGATATGCGACTACCTTGCGGCGAAGGTCACCGGAGACCGCAGCGGTGGCGGCTTCTGGGGTAGCCCGATGATGGTCGATGTCGATCTCAACAAGTGTGAACCATGGGATCTCCCTG AAATGGCTTGTGTTGGGGGGAAGGAGTGGTATTTCTTCAGTCTCCGAGACCGCAAGTATGCGACCGGGCAGCGAACGAACCGAGCAACCTTGTCGGGCTACTGGAAGGCCACCGGAAAAGATAGGCTAGTAGCTCGAAAGGGAATGCTTGTTGGGATGAGGAAGACCCTTGTTTTCTATCAAGGGAGAGCTCCCAAGGGAAAGAAGACCGACTGGGTCATGCATGAGTACCGCATGGAAGGACCTGGGGATCCGTCCAAGTTATCCTTCAAG GAAGATTGGGTCCTATGTAGAGTGTTCTACAAGCACAGGGGACTCTCCACCAAGCCAAGCATGGAAACAAGCTATGATGACACAGGATCTTCCTCACTCCCATCTCTCATGGACACCTACATCATCTTTGACAAAATCCCACGAAACTTTGAGGGGTTTGAGCAGGTGCCCTGCTTCTCCAGCTTTCCTCCAAGCCACACATCCCTGCCCCCAAACCCCTTGGCCCCACACCTGCCCCCAGCGGAAAGAAGCCTGCCCTCAACCAAAGGCTTGGCCCAGTTGGGGGGCTTGCCTGACTTGAGCTCTTATCTGAACCCACTCTCCTGTGATAGAAATGTCATAAAGGCAGTCCTAAACCAGCTCACCAAGCTGGAGGGCAATTCAAAGGGGGAGGTACCACAAACTTTGGCCGAAGGGAGTTTGGGGGGTTGCTTCTCTGAGATGGGTCTACCCTCATCTTGGAACCCCTTCTGA